In a single window of the Callithrix jacchus isolate 240 chromosome 1, calJac240_pri, whole genome shotgun sequence genome:
- the CASTOR1 gene encoding cytosolic arginine sensor for mTORC1 subunit 1 isoform X5, with protein sequence MGAGGSAVAPGQGRRIRIALRCKFFSLTETPEDYTLMVDEEGFKELPPSEFLQVAEATWLVLNVSSHSGAAVQAAGVTKIARSVIAPLAEHHVSVLMLSTYQTDFILVREQDLSVVIHTLAQEFDIYREVGGEPMPVARDDSSNGFPRTQHAGPSPTVHPIQSPQNRFCVLTLDPETLPAIATTLIDVLFYSHSTPKEAASIGPESSSITFFAFSLIEGYISIVMDAETQKQFPSDLLLTSSSGELWRMVRIGGQPLGFDECGIVAQIAVPLAAADISAYYISTFNFDHALVPEDGIGSVIEVLQRRQEGLAS encoded by the exons ATGGGGGCTGGGGGCTCTGCTGTCGCTCCGGGCCAGGGTCGGAGGATTAGGATCGCCttaag gTGCAAGTTCTTCAGCCTGACGGAGACCCCTGAGGATTACACGCTTATGGTGGACGAGGAGGGCTTTAAAG AGCTGCCCCCATCTGAGTTTCTGCAAGTAGCCGAGGCCACATGGCTGGTGCTGAATGTGTCGTCTCACAGCGGTGCAGCAGTGCAGGCTGCTGGGGTCACCAAGATCGCCCGCTCGGTCATCGCACCACTGGCCGAGCACCACGTGTCTGTGCTAATGCTGTCCACTTACCAGACTGACTTCATCCTG GTGCGGGAGCAGGACCTGTCCGTGGTGATCCACACgctagcccaggagtttgacatttACCGCGAAGTGGGCGGAGAGCCCATGCCTGTGGCCAGGGACGATTCCAGCAACGGCTTTCCCCGCACTCAGCATG CAGGGCCCAGCCCCACGGTGCATCCCATCCAGAGCCCACAGAACCGCTTCTGTGTCCTCACACTGGACCCTGAGACGCTGCCAGCCATCGCCACCACCCTCATAGATGTCCTCTTCTACTCGCACAG CACTCCCAAGGAGGCAGCCTCTATCGGTCCTGAATCCAGCTCCATCACGTTCTTTGCCTTCTCCCTCATCGAGGGTTATATCTCCATTGTCATGGATGCTGAGACACAGAAACA GTTCCCCAGTGACCTCCTGCTGACCAGCTCCTCAGGGGAGCTGTGGAGGATGGTGCGCATCGGTGGACAGCCCCTGGGTTTTG ATGAATGCGGCATCGTGGCACAGATCGCGGTTCCCCTGGCTGCTGCGGACATCTCCGCCTACTACATCAGCACCTTCAACTTTGACCATGCCCTG gtgCCCGAGGATGGTATCGGCAGCGTCATTGAGGTCCTCCAGCGGCGGCAGGAAGGCCTGGCTTCCTGA
- the CASTOR1 gene encoding cytosolic arginine sensor for mTORC1 subunit 1 isoform X4, with protein MLINSVESYGGIPTWPRRGAPSRTLPFRCKFFSLTETPEDYTLMVDEEGFKELPPSEFLQVAEATWLVLNVSSHSGAAVQAAGVTKIARSVIAPLAEHHVSVLMLSTYQTDFILVREQDLSVVIHTLAQEFDIYREVGGEPMPVARDDSSNGFPRTQHGPSPTVHPIQSPQNRFCVLTLDPETLPAIATTLIDVLFYSHSTPKEAASIGPESSSITFFAFSLIEGYISIVMDAETQKQFPSDLLLTSSSGELWRMVRIGGQPLGFDECGIVAQIAVPLAAADISAYYISTFNFDHALVPEDGIGSVIEVLQRRQEGLAS; from the exons ATGCTTATTAACTCAGTGGAGTCTTATGGGGGCATTCCTACCTGGCCACGGCGGGGAGCTCCTTCCAGGACGCTTCCCTTCAG gTGCAAGTTCTTCAGCCTGACGGAGACCCCTGAGGATTACACGCTTATGGTGGACGAGGAGGGCTTTAAAG AGCTGCCCCCATCTGAGTTTCTGCAAGTAGCCGAGGCCACATGGCTGGTGCTGAATGTGTCGTCTCACAGCGGTGCAGCAGTGCAGGCTGCTGGGGTCACCAAGATCGCCCGCTCGGTCATCGCACCACTGGCCGAGCACCACGTGTCTGTGCTAATGCTGTCCACTTACCAGACTGACTTCATCCTG GTGCGGGAGCAGGACCTGTCCGTGGTGATCCACACgctagcccaggagtttgacatttACCGCGAAGTGGGCGGAGAGCCCATGCCTGTGGCCAGGGACGATTCCAGCAACGGCTTTCCCCGCACTCAGCATG GGCCCAGCCCCACGGTGCATCCCATCCAGAGCCCACAGAACCGCTTCTGTGTCCTCACACTGGACCCTGAGACGCTGCCAGCCATCGCCACCACCCTCATAGATGTCCTCTTCTACTCGCACAG CACTCCCAAGGAGGCAGCCTCTATCGGTCCTGAATCCAGCTCCATCACGTTCTTTGCCTTCTCCCTCATCGAGGGTTATATCTCCATTGTCATGGATGCTGAGACACAGAAACA GTTCCCCAGTGACCTCCTGCTGACCAGCTCCTCAGGGGAGCTGTGGAGGATGGTGCGCATCGGTGGACAGCCCCTGGGTTTTG ATGAATGCGGCATCGTGGCACAGATCGCGGTTCCCCTGGCTGCTGCGGACATCTCCGCCTACTACATCAGCACCTTCAACTTTGACCATGCCCTG gtgCCCGAGGATGGTATCGGCAGCGTCATTGAGGTCCTCCAGCGGCGGCAGGAAGGCCTGGCTTCCTGA
- the CASTOR1 gene encoding cytosolic arginine sensor for mTORC1 subunit 1 isoform X8: MELHILEHRVRVLSIARPGLWLYTHPLIKLLFLPRRSRCKFFSLTETPEDYTLMVDEEGFKELPPSEFLQVAEATWLVLNVSSHSGAAVQAAGVTKIARSVIAPLAEHHVSVLMLSTYQTDFILVREQDLSVVIHTLAQEFDIYREVGGEPMPVARDDSSNGFPRTQHGPSPTVHPIQSPQNRFCVLTLDPETLPAIATTLIDVLFYSHRFPSDLLLTSSSGELWRMVRIGGQPLGFDECGIVAQIAVPLAAADISAYYISTFNFDHALVPEDGIGSVIEVLQRRQEGLAS, from the exons ATGGAGCTGCACATCCTAGAGCACCGGGTGCGGGTGCTGAGCATCGCCCGTCCCGGTCTCTGGCTCTACACCCACCCACTCATCAAGCTGCTCTTCCTGCCCCGCCGCAGCCG gTGCAAGTTCTTCAGCCTGACGGAGACCCCTGAGGATTACACGCTTATGGTGGACGAGGAGGGCTTTAAAG AGCTGCCCCCATCTGAGTTTCTGCAAGTAGCCGAGGCCACATGGCTGGTGCTGAATGTGTCGTCTCACAGCGGTGCAGCAGTGCAGGCTGCTGGGGTCACCAAGATCGCCCGCTCGGTCATCGCACCACTGGCCGAGCACCACGTGTCTGTGCTAATGCTGTCCACTTACCAGACTGACTTCATCCTG GTGCGGGAGCAGGACCTGTCCGTGGTGATCCACACgctagcccaggagtttgacatttACCGCGAAGTGGGCGGAGAGCCCATGCCTGTGGCCAGGGACGATTCCAGCAACGGCTTTCCCCGCACTCAGCATG GGCCCAGCCCCACGGTGCATCCCATCCAGAGCCCACAGAACCGCTTCTGTGTCCTCACACTGGACCCTGAGACGCTGCCAGCCATCGCCACCACCCTCATAGATGTCCTCTTCTACTCGCACAG GTTCCCCAGTGACCTCCTGCTGACCAGCTCCTCAGGGGAGCTGTGGAGGATGGTGCGCATCGGTGGACAGCCCCTGGGTTTTG ATGAATGCGGCATCGTGGCACAGATCGCGGTTCCCCTGGCTGCTGCGGACATCTCCGCCTACTACATCAGCACCTTCAACTTTGACCATGCCCTG gtgCCCGAGGATGGTATCGGCAGCGTCATTGAGGTCCTCCAGCGGCGGCAGGAAGGCCTGGCTTCCTGA
- the CASTOR1 gene encoding cytosolic arginine sensor for mTORC1 subunit 1 isoform X2: MELHILEHRVRVLSIARPGLWLYTHPLIKLLFLPRRSRCKFFSLTETPEDYTLMVDEEGFKELPPSEFLQVAEATWLVLNVSSHSGAAVQAAGVTKIARSVIAPLAEHHVSVLMLSTYQTDFILVREQDLSVVIHTLAQEFDIYREVGGEPMPVARDDSSNGFPRTQHGPSPTVHPIQSPQNRFCVLTLDPETLPAIATTLIDVLFYSHSTPKEAASIGPESSSITFFAFSLIEGYISIVMDAETQKQFPSDLLLTSSSGELWRMVRIGGQPLGFDECGIVAQIAVPLAAADISAYYISTFNFDHALVPEDGIGSVIEVLQRRQEGLAS, translated from the exons ATGGAGCTGCACATCCTAGAGCACCGGGTGCGGGTGCTGAGCATCGCCCGTCCCGGTCTCTGGCTCTACACCCACCCACTCATCAAGCTGCTCTTCCTGCCCCGCCGCAGCCG gTGCAAGTTCTTCAGCCTGACGGAGACCCCTGAGGATTACACGCTTATGGTGGACGAGGAGGGCTTTAAAG AGCTGCCCCCATCTGAGTTTCTGCAAGTAGCCGAGGCCACATGGCTGGTGCTGAATGTGTCGTCTCACAGCGGTGCAGCAGTGCAGGCTGCTGGGGTCACCAAGATCGCCCGCTCGGTCATCGCACCACTGGCCGAGCACCACGTGTCTGTGCTAATGCTGTCCACTTACCAGACTGACTTCATCCTG GTGCGGGAGCAGGACCTGTCCGTGGTGATCCACACgctagcccaggagtttgacatttACCGCGAAGTGGGCGGAGAGCCCATGCCTGTGGCCAGGGACGATTCCAGCAACGGCTTTCCCCGCACTCAGCATG GGCCCAGCCCCACGGTGCATCCCATCCAGAGCCCACAGAACCGCTTCTGTGTCCTCACACTGGACCCTGAGACGCTGCCAGCCATCGCCACCACCCTCATAGATGTCCTCTTCTACTCGCACAG CACTCCCAAGGAGGCAGCCTCTATCGGTCCTGAATCCAGCTCCATCACGTTCTTTGCCTTCTCCCTCATCGAGGGTTATATCTCCATTGTCATGGATGCTGAGACACAGAAACA GTTCCCCAGTGACCTCCTGCTGACCAGCTCCTCAGGGGAGCTGTGGAGGATGGTGCGCATCGGTGGACAGCCCCTGGGTTTTG ATGAATGCGGCATCGTGGCACAGATCGCGGTTCCCCTGGCTGCTGCGGACATCTCCGCCTACTACATCAGCACCTTCAACTTTGACCATGCCCTG gtgCCCGAGGATGGTATCGGCAGCGTCATTGAGGTCCTCCAGCGGCGGCAGGAAGGCCTGGCTTCCTGA
- the CASTOR1 gene encoding cytosolic arginine sensor for mTORC1 subunit 1 isoform X7 encodes MELHILEHRVRVLSIARPGLWLYTHPLIKLLFLPRRSRCKFFSLTETPEDYTLMVDEEGFKELPPSEFLQVAEATWLVLNVSSHSGAAVQAAGVTKIARSVIAPLAEHHVSVLMLSTYQTDFILVREQDLSVVIHTLAQEFDIYREVGGEPMPVARDDSSNGFPRTQHAGPSPTVHPIQSPQNRFCVLTLDPETLPAIATTLIDVLFYSHRFPSDLLLTSSSGELWRMVRIGGQPLGFDECGIVAQIAVPLAAADISAYYISTFNFDHALVPEDGIGSVIEVLQRRQEGLAS; translated from the exons ATGGAGCTGCACATCCTAGAGCACCGGGTGCGGGTGCTGAGCATCGCCCGTCCCGGTCTCTGGCTCTACACCCACCCACTCATCAAGCTGCTCTTCCTGCCCCGCCGCAGCCG gTGCAAGTTCTTCAGCCTGACGGAGACCCCTGAGGATTACACGCTTATGGTGGACGAGGAGGGCTTTAAAG AGCTGCCCCCATCTGAGTTTCTGCAAGTAGCCGAGGCCACATGGCTGGTGCTGAATGTGTCGTCTCACAGCGGTGCAGCAGTGCAGGCTGCTGGGGTCACCAAGATCGCCCGCTCGGTCATCGCACCACTGGCCGAGCACCACGTGTCTGTGCTAATGCTGTCCACTTACCAGACTGACTTCATCCTG GTGCGGGAGCAGGACCTGTCCGTGGTGATCCACACgctagcccaggagtttgacatttACCGCGAAGTGGGCGGAGAGCCCATGCCTGTGGCCAGGGACGATTCCAGCAACGGCTTTCCCCGCACTCAGCATG CAGGGCCCAGCCCCACGGTGCATCCCATCCAGAGCCCACAGAACCGCTTCTGTGTCCTCACACTGGACCCTGAGACGCTGCCAGCCATCGCCACCACCCTCATAGATGTCCTCTTCTACTCGCACAG GTTCCCCAGTGACCTCCTGCTGACCAGCTCCTCAGGGGAGCTGTGGAGGATGGTGCGCATCGGTGGACAGCCCCTGGGTTTTG ATGAATGCGGCATCGTGGCACAGATCGCGGTTCCCCTGGCTGCTGCGGACATCTCCGCCTACTACATCAGCACCTTCAACTTTGACCATGCCCTG gtgCCCGAGGATGGTATCGGCAGCGTCATTGAGGTCCTCCAGCGGCGGCAGGAAGGCCTGGCTTCCTGA
- the CASTOR1 gene encoding cytosolic arginine sensor for mTORC1 subunit 1 isoform X1 translates to MELHILEHRVRVLSIARPGLWLYTHPLIKLLFLPRRSRCKFFSLTETPEDYTLMVDEEGFKELPPSEFLQVAEATWLVLNVSSHSGAAVQAAGVTKIARSVIAPLAEHHVSVLMLSTYQTDFILVREQDLSVVIHTLAQEFDIYREVGGEPMPVARDDSSNGFPRTQHAGPSPTVHPIQSPQNRFCVLTLDPETLPAIATTLIDVLFYSHSTPKEAASIGPESSSITFFAFSLIEGYISIVMDAETQKQFPSDLLLTSSSGELWRMVRIGGQPLGFDECGIVAQIAVPLAAADISAYYISTFNFDHALVPEDGIGSVIEVLQRRQEGLAS, encoded by the exons ATGGAGCTGCACATCCTAGAGCACCGGGTGCGGGTGCTGAGCATCGCCCGTCCCGGTCTCTGGCTCTACACCCACCCACTCATCAAGCTGCTCTTCCTGCCCCGCCGCAGCCG gTGCAAGTTCTTCAGCCTGACGGAGACCCCTGAGGATTACACGCTTATGGTGGACGAGGAGGGCTTTAAAG AGCTGCCCCCATCTGAGTTTCTGCAAGTAGCCGAGGCCACATGGCTGGTGCTGAATGTGTCGTCTCACAGCGGTGCAGCAGTGCAGGCTGCTGGGGTCACCAAGATCGCCCGCTCGGTCATCGCACCACTGGCCGAGCACCACGTGTCTGTGCTAATGCTGTCCACTTACCAGACTGACTTCATCCTG GTGCGGGAGCAGGACCTGTCCGTGGTGATCCACACgctagcccaggagtttgacatttACCGCGAAGTGGGCGGAGAGCCCATGCCTGTGGCCAGGGACGATTCCAGCAACGGCTTTCCCCGCACTCAGCATG CAGGGCCCAGCCCCACGGTGCATCCCATCCAGAGCCCACAGAACCGCTTCTGTGTCCTCACACTGGACCCTGAGACGCTGCCAGCCATCGCCACCACCCTCATAGATGTCCTCTTCTACTCGCACAG CACTCCCAAGGAGGCAGCCTCTATCGGTCCTGAATCCAGCTCCATCACGTTCTTTGCCTTCTCCCTCATCGAGGGTTATATCTCCATTGTCATGGATGCTGAGACACAGAAACA GTTCCCCAGTGACCTCCTGCTGACCAGCTCCTCAGGGGAGCTGTGGAGGATGGTGCGCATCGGTGGACAGCCCCTGGGTTTTG ATGAATGCGGCATCGTGGCACAGATCGCGGTTCCCCTGGCTGCTGCGGACATCTCCGCCTACTACATCAGCACCTTCAACTTTGACCATGCCCTG gtgCCCGAGGATGGTATCGGCAGCGTCATTGAGGTCCTCCAGCGGCGGCAGGAAGGCCTGGCTTCCTGA
- the CASTOR1 gene encoding cytosolic arginine sensor for mTORC1 subunit 1 isoform X3, whose product MLINSVESYGGIPTWPRRGAPSRTLPFRCKFFSLTETPEDYTLMVDEEGFKELPPSEFLQVAEATWLVLNVSSHSGAAVQAAGVTKIARSVIAPLAEHHVSVLMLSTYQTDFILVREQDLSVVIHTLAQEFDIYREVGGEPMPVARDDSSNGFPRTQHAGPSPTVHPIQSPQNRFCVLTLDPETLPAIATTLIDVLFYSHSTPKEAASIGPESSSITFFAFSLIEGYISIVMDAETQKQFPSDLLLTSSSGELWRMVRIGGQPLGFDECGIVAQIAVPLAAADISAYYISTFNFDHALVPEDGIGSVIEVLQRRQEGLAS is encoded by the exons ATGCTTATTAACTCAGTGGAGTCTTATGGGGGCATTCCTACCTGGCCACGGCGGGGAGCTCCTTCCAGGACGCTTCCCTTCAG gTGCAAGTTCTTCAGCCTGACGGAGACCCCTGAGGATTACACGCTTATGGTGGACGAGGAGGGCTTTAAAG AGCTGCCCCCATCTGAGTTTCTGCAAGTAGCCGAGGCCACATGGCTGGTGCTGAATGTGTCGTCTCACAGCGGTGCAGCAGTGCAGGCTGCTGGGGTCACCAAGATCGCCCGCTCGGTCATCGCACCACTGGCCGAGCACCACGTGTCTGTGCTAATGCTGTCCACTTACCAGACTGACTTCATCCTG GTGCGGGAGCAGGACCTGTCCGTGGTGATCCACACgctagcccaggagtttgacatttACCGCGAAGTGGGCGGAGAGCCCATGCCTGTGGCCAGGGACGATTCCAGCAACGGCTTTCCCCGCACTCAGCATG CAGGGCCCAGCCCCACGGTGCATCCCATCCAGAGCCCACAGAACCGCTTCTGTGTCCTCACACTGGACCCTGAGACGCTGCCAGCCATCGCCACCACCCTCATAGATGTCCTCTTCTACTCGCACAG CACTCCCAAGGAGGCAGCCTCTATCGGTCCTGAATCCAGCTCCATCACGTTCTTTGCCTTCTCCCTCATCGAGGGTTATATCTCCATTGTCATGGATGCTGAGACACAGAAACA GTTCCCCAGTGACCTCCTGCTGACCAGCTCCTCAGGGGAGCTGTGGAGGATGGTGCGCATCGGTGGACAGCCCCTGGGTTTTG ATGAATGCGGCATCGTGGCACAGATCGCGGTTCCCCTGGCTGCTGCGGACATCTCCGCCTACTACATCAGCACCTTCAACTTTGACCATGCCCTG gtgCCCGAGGATGGTATCGGCAGCGTCATTGAGGTCCTCCAGCGGCGGCAGGAAGGCCTGGCTTCCTGA
- the CASTOR1 gene encoding cytosolic arginine sensor for mTORC1 subunit 1 isoform X6, with amino-acid sequence MGAGGSAVAPGQGRRIRIALRCKFFSLTETPEDYTLMVDEEGFKELPPSEFLQVAEATWLVLNVSSHSGAAVQAAGVTKIARSVIAPLAEHHVSVLMLSTYQTDFILVREQDLSVVIHTLAQEFDIYREVGGEPMPVARDDSSNGFPRTQHGPSPTVHPIQSPQNRFCVLTLDPETLPAIATTLIDVLFYSHSTPKEAASIGPESSSITFFAFSLIEGYISIVMDAETQKQFPSDLLLTSSSGELWRMVRIGGQPLGFDECGIVAQIAVPLAAADISAYYISTFNFDHALVPEDGIGSVIEVLQRRQEGLAS; translated from the exons ATGGGGGCTGGGGGCTCTGCTGTCGCTCCGGGCCAGGGTCGGAGGATTAGGATCGCCttaag gTGCAAGTTCTTCAGCCTGACGGAGACCCCTGAGGATTACACGCTTATGGTGGACGAGGAGGGCTTTAAAG AGCTGCCCCCATCTGAGTTTCTGCAAGTAGCCGAGGCCACATGGCTGGTGCTGAATGTGTCGTCTCACAGCGGTGCAGCAGTGCAGGCTGCTGGGGTCACCAAGATCGCCCGCTCGGTCATCGCACCACTGGCCGAGCACCACGTGTCTGTGCTAATGCTGTCCACTTACCAGACTGACTTCATCCTG GTGCGGGAGCAGGACCTGTCCGTGGTGATCCACACgctagcccaggagtttgacatttACCGCGAAGTGGGCGGAGAGCCCATGCCTGTGGCCAGGGACGATTCCAGCAACGGCTTTCCCCGCACTCAGCATG GGCCCAGCCCCACGGTGCATCCCATCCAGAGCCCACAGAACCGCTTCTGTGTCCTCACACTGGACCCTGAGACGCTGCCAGCCATCGCCACCACCCTCATAGATGTCCTCTTCTACTCGCACAG CACTCCCAAGGAGGCAGCCTCTATCGGTCCTGAATCCAGCTCCATCACGTTCTTTGCCTTCTCCCTCATCGAGGGTTATATCTCCATTGTCATGGATGCTGAGACACAGAAACA GTTCCCCAGTGACCTCCTGCTGACCAGCTCCTCAGGGGAGCTGTGGAGGATGGTGCGCATCGGTGGACAGCCCCTGGGTTTTG ATGAATGCGGCATCGTGGCACAGATCGCGGTTCCCCTGGCTGCTGCGGACATCTCCGCCTACTACATCAGCACCTTCAACTTTGACCATGCCCTG gtgCCCGAGGATGGTATCGGCAGCGTCATTGAGGTCCTCCAGCGGCGGCAGGAAGGCCTGGCTTCCTGA